The following is a genomic window from Lactococcus carnosus.
TCATCGGAATAAAAGGGTCTGGGATGTCTGCATTGGCGCTCATGTTGCACCAAATGGGGCATACAGTACAAGGATCAGACTCAACCGATTATTACTTTACCCAACGTGGATTAGAACTTGCAGGTATTCCCATCCTCCCGTTTGATATTAAGAATATCACACCAGATGTTGAGATTATTGCAGGTAACGCCTTTCGCGATGATAATAATGTTGAAGTCGCCTATGCCGATAAAAACGGTTATGCTTATTCAAGATACCATGACTTTTTAGGGAAATTCATGACTAAATTTACGTCTATTGGCGTAGCAGGTGCTCATGGCAAGACATCAACAACGGGCCTTTTAGCGCATGTAATGAATCATGTCACAGATACGTCTTATCTGATTGGTGATGGGACTGGACGTGGGTCTGCAGATTCAGCTATGTTTGTTTTTGAGTCAGATGAATATGAACGTCATTTCTTACCTTATCATCCTGAATACTCGATCATTACCAATGTCGATTTTGACCATCCCGATTATTTTACTGGCATTGATGATGTCTTTGATGCCTTTCAATCGTATGCAAATCAAATCACCAAAGGGATCTTTATTTACGGAGATGATCAGTATTTGCAAAAACTGACTGCTAAAGCACCGATTTATCGTTATGGGTTCAAAGACGGTGATGACTACATTGCAAAAGATGTGACGAGAACGACAGCGGGGTCTAAATTTACAGCCTACTTCCATGATCAAAAAATTGGGGAATTCACGGTGCCGACTTATGGTAAGCATAATGTCTTAAATGCCTTGGCAGTTGTTGCAGTTATGCACCAAAATGGATTCGATAATCATGCTGTAGCCAAACATATGGCAACATTTGGTGGCGTTAAACGTCGCTTTACAGAAAAAATTATCGGGGATCAAGTGATCATAGATGACTTTGCCCATCATCCAACTGAAATTGAAGCAACAGTAGATGCTGCACGTCAAAAATATCCGAATAAGGAAATCGTTGCGGTATTTCAACCGCATACTTTTACTAGGACGATTGCCTTGATCGATGACTTTGCGACGAGTCTCAACCAGGCTGATGCGGTCTATCTAGCACAGATATATGGTTCTGCACGTGAGGTTGACCATGGTGATGTTAAGGTTGAAGATTTGGCAGCTAAAATCGAGAAACCTGTCAAAGTCATTACGGTTGATAATGTATCACCCTTACTTGATCATGACAATGCTGTCTATGTATTTATGGGTGCAGGGGATATTCAAAAATATGAGTACGCCTTTGAAACATTACTCTCACAATTAACCAATAACGTCCAGTAAACATATAAAAAGCCAAGATGGCTTTTTATTATAGGGTGACCAAAGTATTAAAGAGGTAAAAAATGATAATCAGACATGTAAGATCAACAGATTTAGCCGTTATTTTTCAAATAGAGACTGCTAACTTTTCCCCAGCAGAGGTAGCCGGCTATGAGGCAATGAAGTCTAGGATAGCGATCATTCCAGATACGTTTTTGGTGGCAGAAATCGATGGTCAGGTTGCAGGCTATATTGAAGGCCCTGCAATGACTGAGCGACACTTGACAGATGACCTGTTTAAAACAGTTGTTAAAAATCCTGTTAGCGGTGGCTATATCACGGTAACGAGTTTGTCAGTAGCAGAAAAATTTCAAGATCAGTCAGTTGGTAAACGCTTGATACAAGCTTTGAAAGAACTTGCAGCACAACAAGAACGTGCTGGTATTAGTTTGACCTGCCATGATTACTTAATTGGTTACTATGAAAAGCATGGGTTCAAGAATGATGGTCAATCCCAGTCGACTTATGGTGGTGGGATTTGGTATGACATGGTCTGGGAAATTCAAAAATAAAAAACGCATAGGCTAGGGATGGCCATATGCGTTTTTTGGAGTAATTATGAAAAATATTTTAGGAATGACTTCATTATAACCTGAGAAACTTAACTTAAACTTAAAATGAATAAAAATGAATGTGGTATAATAAGTGTTATGAACATGGAAAAAATTGAACAGGCATTTGCGCTAGTGTTGCGCAATGTCCAACTATTAGAAAGCCAATTATCAACTCATTTTTATGAGGGGTTAATTGAACAAAATGCAAGTTACACTGGGAAATCTGACCTGTCTGATGTAAGGCTGATGCAAGATGAGTTAAGAGCGCTTGCCTTGACAAAAAAAGAGTGGCAAAAAGTGTATCAGTTTGCACTTGTAAAAGGTGCAAAAGCGATGCATCTGCAGGCAAATCACCAGTTAACACCGGATGCGATTGGCTATATCGTGAATTTCATGGTTGAAACACTCTATCGCGGTAGCAGCTTGTCGGTGTTGGAACTTGGCTCTGGTACTGGTAATCTTGCGGAGACCTTATTAACAGGTGTCTCTGACAAGACGATTACTTATACCGGATTTGAAGTAGATGATTTAATGATTGACCTCTCGGCCAGTATTGCGGACGTCATGCAAACAGATGCTAAATTTTTACAGATTGATGCGATTAGACCGCAAGTGATTGACCCAGTTGATTTAC
Proteins encoded in this region:
- the murC gene encoding UDP-N-acetylmuramate--L-alanine ligase, which gives rise to MSQKTYHFIGIKGSGMSALALMLHQMGHTVQGSDSTDYYFTQRGLELAGIPILPFDIKNITPDVEIIAGNAFRDDNNVEVAYADKNGYAYSRYHDFLGKFMTKFTSIGVAGAHGKTSTTGLLAHVMNHVTDTSYLIGDGTGRGSADSAMFVFESDEYERHFLPYHPEYSIITNVDFDHPDYFTGIDDVFDAFQSYANQITKGIFIYGDDQYLQKLTAKAPIYRYGFKDGDDYIAKDVTRTTAGSKFTAYFHDQKIGEFTVPTYGKHNVLNALAVVAVMHQNGFDNHAVAKHMATFGGVKRRFTEKIIGDQVIIDDFAHHPTEIEATVDAARQKYPNKEIVAVFQPHTFTRTIALIDDFATSLNQADAVYLAQIYGSAREVDHGDVKVEDLAAKIEKPVKVITVDNVSPLLDHDNAVYVFMGAGDIQKYEYAFETLLSQLTNNVQ
- a CDS encoding GNAT family N-acetyltransferase, with translation MIIRHVRSTDLAVIFQIETANFSPAEVAGYEAMKSRIAIIPDTFLVAEIDGQVAGYIEGPAMTERHLTDDLFKTVVKNPVSGGYITVTSLSVAEKFQDQSVGKRLIQALKELAAQQERAGISLTCHDYLIGYYEKHGFKNDGQSQSTYGGGIWYDMVWEIQK
- a CDS encoding class I SAM-dependent methyltransferase — protein: MNMEKIEQAFALVLRNVQLLESQLSTHFYEGLIEQNASYTGKSDLSDVRLMQDELRALALTKKEWQKVYQFALVKGAKAMHLQANHQLTPDAIGYIVNFMVETLYRGSSLSVLELGSGTGNLAETLLTGVSDKTITYTGFEVDDLMIDLSASIADVMQTDAKFLQIDAIRPQVIDPVDLLVSDLPVGYYPDDEVAKRSAVASEDEHTYAHHLLMAQGFKYLKADSYAIFIAPSDLLSSGQSSLLKKWLTNYARIAAVITLPEGIFTEHHQKAIFVLQKSTQGKAPFVFPLTSLTDPEIVKGFMMQFKANMV